Proteins encoded together in one uncultured Desulfosarcina sp. window:
- the gspL gene encoding type II secretion system protein GspL, protein MSRKILGLDIREQSIAAVLLDSGFKSSQLLGQAFFPIPESEDDDDQGLAQAIAAVVEKLKPTGAACILGIPATSVSFRNLSVPFHDLKKIRQILPFELEPSLPLPVDELIFDFEAVKRNGHQDLLAYAARRDRIQFYLDTLAAANLNPVAIMPGGYAAARFIATMAADSEDFLLVDTGENNHAVYAVCSGNVRMVRSLPMALGVSPVLHSLEVRLRQTFTAAGESLGFSIDPSAVFATGPQSELLTGVNGAVTLLDLPVKSIEGIRSFPKLKGVTDTPLWATGCLDIALALALMETEAVDGVNFSTQRSTFQHYWGEYRSNIIFTAVLVALTLIIVLAGQFIEVANKQRQLAELDRRIEAVFKETFPEVTRVQAPLQQMQLKIKEAGENGVGSETIGSRVRVIDLLDTLSRRIPESVEIKISRLVVGADNAVLSGNTDTFNTVDEIKSGLEGAEIFKQVTISSADLDKSGQGVRFKLKMDY, encoded by the coding sequence ATGAGCCGCAAAATCCTCGGTCTCGACATTCGAGAACAATCCATCGCAGCCGTGCTGCTGGACAGCGGCTTCAAAAGCAGCCAGTTGCTCGGGCAGGCGTTTTTCCCGATTCCGGAAAGCGAGGATGACGACGACCAGGGCCTGGCCCAGGCCATCGCGGCCGTGGTGGAAAAGCTCAAACCCACCGGCGCCGCCTGCATACTGGGGATTCCGGCCACATCGGTCTCTTTCAGGAACCTGTCCGTACCGTTTCATGACCTCAAGAAGATCCGCCAGATCCTGCCCTTCGAACTGGAGCCCAGCCTGCCCCTGCCGGTGGATGAGCTGATCTTCGATTTCGAAGCCGTCAAACGCAACGGCCACCAGGATCTTCTGGCCTATGCCGCCCGCAGGGACCGCATCCAGTTCTACCTGGATACCCTTGCCGCGGCAAACCTCAATCCGGTGGCCATCATGCCCGGCGGGTATGCCGCGGCGCGGTTCATCGCAACGATGGCAGCGGACAGCGAAGACTTCCTGCTAGTCGACACCGGAGAAAACAACCATGCGGTCTACGCCGTCTGTTCAGGCAATGTGCGCATGGTGCGGTCCCTTCCGATGGCCTTGGGCGTCAGCCCGGTCCTTCACAGCCTGGAGGTGCGCCTCAGGCAAACCTTTACTGCCGCAGGAGAAAGCCTGGGGTTCAGTATCGACCCGTCCGCGGTCTTTGCCACGGGCCCCCAGTCCGAGCTTCTCACCGGCGTCAACGGCGCCGTCACCCTGCTGGACCTGCCGGTCAAATCCATCGAGGGCATCCGCTCCTTTCCGAAGCTGAAAGGGGTCACGGACACCCCGCTTTGGGCGACCGGCTGCCTGGACATCGCCCTGGCCTTGGCGCTCATGGAGACCGAAGCGGTCGACGGCGTCAACTTCTCCACCCAGCGGTCGACCTTCCAGCACTACTGGGGTGAATATCGCAGCAACATCATCTTTACCGCCGTGCTGGTGGCCCTGACCCTGATCATTGTCCTGGCAGGGCAGTTTATCGAAGTCGCAAACAAACAGCGGCAGCTGGCCGAACTGGACCGTCGAATCGAGGCGGTGTTCAAGGAGACTTTTCCCGAAGTCACGCGCGTCCAGGCCCCCCTGCAGCAGATGCAGCTCAAGATCAAGGAAGCCGGGGAAAACGGCGTCGGCTCGGAAACGATCGGGTCCCGGGTCCGGGTGATCGATCTGCTCGATACCTTGAGCCGCCGGATACCCGAATCGGTCGAGATCAAAATCAGCCGCCTGGTCGTGGGGGCCGACAATGCGGTGCTTTCTGGCAACACCGACACGTTCAATACGGTGGACGAAATCAAGAGCGGCCTGGAAGGGGCCGAAATCTTCAAACAGGTGACCATCAGTTCCGCCGACCTCGACAAATCGGGGCAGGGAGTGCGCTTCAAACTGAAAATGGACTATTGA
- the gspD gene encoding type II secretion system secretin GspD, translated as MEQTRVAYRKRIFAGLIAALVLFLMTAGAAAQEKAAGSPSANGSQRFVSIDFNNVDISVFIKFISELTNKNFVIDQRVKGKVTIISPSKISVAEAYKVFESVLDVHGFATVETGKVIKIIPSPDARTKNIETRTRAKGDSDDDQVVTQLMPLRYADPDQVKQLFTPMVSKSSVILSYTPTNTLIVTDRYSNIARLMNILKTIDIPGVGREITVFPIHNADASTLVSTLETVFKTTQSTAKKGKVSTATERSAAFVADERTNTIIMVASEDATDRVRSLIETLDLEIPKGKEKIHVYYLEYAAAEELVAVLKDLPKEEKTKKEGAKEAPVVSSDVTITADKATNSVIITADRDDYATLVEIIRQIDIPRAMVYIEALIMEVNAEKSFDLGTEWIVGDDVDLTSDRQGIAAGGFISDDSAISIDTDSGTIVPALASGFSMGLFGEAVEIAGISFPSIAAIVQAYKKDKDVNILSTPQLLTTDNQEASITVGKNIPYQTTTSTTDNDTYNSYEYRDVGKTLKITPQINKDRMVRLNISLEVSSLESTTEFRPTTLKRTVETTVMVKDSNTVVIGGLIDDTFSQTEYKVPCLGDVPGFGWLFKTRSKGSEKSNLYIFITPKVIQKPSEAAHVSQSKKSEIDEKRETQIKLYRGGEDTEDTPATQGETSEESTIHE; from the coding sequence ATGGAACAGACAAGGGTTGCTTACAGAAAACGCATTTTTGCAGGACTGATCGCGGCGCTGGTGCTTTTTTTAATGACCGCCGGCGCCGCTGCCCAGGAAAAAGCGGCCGGCAGTCCGTCGGCAAACGGATCGCAACGATTCGTCTCCATCGATTTCAACAACGTCGACATCAGCGTTTTCATCAAATTCATCAGCGAACTGACCAATAAAAACTTCGTCATCGACCAGCGGGTCAAGGGCAAGGTGACCATTATTTCGCCGTCGAAAATCTCCGTAGCCGAAGCCTACAAGGTGTTCGAATCGGTTCTCGACGTCCACGGATTCGCCACTGTGGAAACGGGAAAGGTAATTAAAATCATTCCATCGCCCGATGCCCGCACCAAAAACATCGAGACACGCACCCGCGCCAAGGGCGACTCCGACGACGACCAGGTCGTCACCCAGCTGATGCCCCTGCGCTACGCCGATCCGGACCAGGTCAAGCAGCTGTTCACGCCCATGGTATCCAAAAGCAGCGTGATCCTGTCCTACACACCGACCAATACCCTGATCGTCACCGACCGCTATTCCAATATCGCCCGGTTGATGAACATTCTCAAAACCATCGATATTCCCGGGGTGGGGCGCGAGATCACCGTGTTTCCCATCCATAACGCCGATGCCTCCACCCTGGTATCCACGCTGGAAACCGTGTTCAAAACGACCCAATCCACCGCCAAGAAGGGCAAGGTCAGTACCGCGACAGAACGTTCGGCCGCCTTCGTGGCCGACGAGCGGACCAACACCATCATCATGGTTGCCAGTGAAGACGCCACCGACCGGGTTCGCAGCCTGATTGAAACGCTCGATCTGGAGATCCCCAAGGGCAAGGAAAAGATCCACGTCTACTACCTCGAATACGCCGCCGCCGAAGAGCTTGTCGCCGTACTGAAGGACCTGCCCAAAGAGGAGAAAACGAAAAAAGAAGGCGCCAAGGAGGCCCCCGTGGTCTCCAGCGACGTGACCATTACGGCGGACAAGGCCACCAACAGCGTGATCATCACGGCCGACCGGGACGACTACGCCACCCTGGTGGAAATCATCCGCCAGATCGATATCCCCCGCGCCATGGTCTATATTGAAGCGTTGATTATGGAGGTTAACGCGGAAAAAAGCTTCGATTTGGGCACCGAGTGGATTGTTGGCGATGACGTCGACTTGACCAGTGACCGTCAGGGGATCGCCGCAGGCGGTTTCATTTCCGATGATTCGGCCATTTCCATCGATACGGACAGCGGCACCATCGTTCCGGCTCTGGCCTCCGGTTTTTCCATGGGTCTGTTCGGCGAGGCAGTCGAAATCGCAGGCATCAGCTTCCCCAGCATCGCCGCCATCGTCCAGGCCTACAAAAAAGACAAGGATGTCAATATTCTTTCCACCCCCCAATTGCTCACCACCGACAACCAGGAAGCCAGCATCACCGTCGGTAAAAATATTCCCTACCAGACAACCACCTCCACAACGGACAACGACACTTACAACTCCTATGAATACCGTGATGTGGGCAAGACTCTGAAAATCACGCCCCAGATCAATAAGGACCGCATGGTTCGGCTCAATATCTCCCTGGAGGTATCCTCTCTGGAAAGCACCACAGAGTTTCGACCCACAACACTTAAACGCACCGTTGAAACCACGGTGATGGTCAAGGACAGCAACACCGTTGTCATCGGCGGGCTGATCGACGATACGTTCTCGCAAACCGAATATAAGGTCCCCTGCCTGGGGGACGTCCCAGGATTTGGCTGGCTCTTTAAAACACGTTCCAAGGGCAGCGAAAAATCCAACCTTTACATATTTATCACTCCCAAGGTAATTCAGAAGCCGTCAGAGGCCGCCCACGTTTCACAGTCCAAAAAAAGCGAGATCGACGAAAAACGGGAAACCCAGATCAAACTGTATCGCGGGGGAGAGGACACCGAAGACACGCCCGCAACCCAAGGCGAGACGTCGGAAGAGTCTACTATCCATGAATAA
- the gspN gene encoding type II secretion system protein GspN — translation MVSARTIFAYILYALLATAVFMIFLFPGQAVTAYVNRRLAAMDPQLSMEAASVRPSLPPGIKMTGVDFHHGSLHLAHCENARMSAALGSLFKEEKRIRFQTRLADGEISGQAVLGASGPSDLSRAEADLEHIRLDQLDALKAIEQFGLSGALRGHLTHDGGGSPAATTNGKLNVAGLRIALKNPFFGISELIVDQTDMEFSIKGKNLHIKTFTFGGPMVEGKIDGSIQLRTPLGKSRLNLSGNAKPQPELLARLQEVVPQGLVNPRTLGTRGLSFRLRGSVDDPKISTR, via the coding sequence ATGGTTTCCGCAAGAACCATTTTCGCCTATATCCTTTACGCCCTGCTGGCGACGGCTGTTTTCATGATCTTTTTGTTTCCCGGCCAGGCCGTGACCGCTTATGTGAATCGCCGCCTGGCCGCCATGGATCCGCAGTTGTCCATGGAGGCTGCTTCGGTGCGGCCGTCTCTGCCGCCGGGAATCAAGATGACGGGGGTCGATTTTCACCACGGCAGCCTGCACCTGGCCCACTGTGAAAACGCCCGCATGTCTGCCGCGCTGGGATCGCTTTTCAAAGAGGAGAAACGCATTCGTTTCCAAACCCGCCTGGCGGACGGGGAGATCAGCGGTCAGGCTGTCCTGGGCGCCAGCGGCCCGTCCGACCTTTCACGGGCCGAGGCAGACCTGGAGCACATCCGCCTGGACCAATTGGATGCCCTGAAAGCCATTGAGCAGTTCGGCCTGTCCGGGGCACTCAGAGGGCATCTGACCCACGACGGCGGCGGCAGCCCGGCGGCGACGACCAACGGGAAACTGAATGTGGCGGGACTTCGCATCGCCCTGAAAAACCCGTTTTTCGGCATCTCTGAACTGATTGTGGACCAGACCGATATGGAGTTTTCCATCAAGGGGAAAAATCTGCACATCAAGACGTTCACTTTCGGCGGCCCCATGGTCGAAGGCAAGATCGACGGCAGCATCCAACTGCGCACCCCCTTGGGTAAGAGCCGCCTGAATCTGAGCGGAAACGCCAAACCCCAGCCGGAGCTGCTCGCCCGCCTGCAGGAAGTCGTCCCCCAGGGGCTCGTCAACCCCCGCACCTTGGGGACCCGAGGCCTCTCCTTCCGGCTGCGCGGCTCGGTGGATGACCCCAAGATTTCAACGAGGTAG
- the gspE gene encoding type II secretion system ATPase GspE yields MNKSLEELLKNKFGVSEEDFAEAVRIHVEKEGGSLSEVLLRRKVVTETQLLDALGEQYNLPFWPELPLENFGEDRTRKAPISFLKRHAMVPLVLKNAPAGGGPSLPEDMVNIIAVNDPTAFQPLDDLARMIGFSAYSLVLSTKSAIFAAINLLFDMSQGTAEQLVQHMEEDGSTIISEIEDTADLLEDTSDAPIIKLVNHIISQSIKARASDIHIEPYQDSFKVRYRVDGILYDLLTPPKWIQPALISRIKVMAKLNIAEKRLPQDGRLEVKIGSQNVDVRVSTLPTTFGERVVMRLLNKSEEVLNLMELGLSGGDLDLVNNLVTQPNGIILVTGPTGSGKTTSLYSVLASIIKPDINIITIEDPVEYQLKGISQIQVNPKIDLTFARGLRSIVRQDPDVILIGEIRDGETAGIAVQSALTGHLVFSTLHTNDSASAITRLVDIGVEPFLISSSVLAVIAQRLVRVLCDHCKEAYTPGVILDSIGIKREQLENHTIYQAKGCEKCFNTGYRGRIGIFEIMHFSEDLKNLILKTYDAIQIKHHALQNNMKTLRQSGIEKVLAGKTTIEEVLRVTQQ; encoded by the coding sequence ATGAATAAATCGCTGGAAGAACTGTTAAAAAACAAATTCGGCGTCTCTGAGGAAGATTTCGCGGAAGCCGTCAGAATTCACGTTGAAAAAGAGGGCGGCAGCCTCTCCGAAGTGCTGCTGCGTCGCAAAGTCGTCACCGAAACCCAGCTGTTGGACGCCCTGGGTGAGCAGTACAACCTCCCCTTCTGGCCCGAACTGCCCCTGGAGAACTTCGGGGAGGACCGCACCCGCAAGGCACCCATCAGTTTTCTCAAACGGCATGCCATGGTGCCGCTGGTGCTTAAGAACGCCCCGGCAGGCGGCGGACCCAGTCTGCCCGAAGACATGGTCAACATTATTGCCGTCAATGATCCGACGGCCTTTCAGCCCCTGGACGACCTGGCCCGCATGATCGGCTTTTCCGCCTACAGCCTGGTGCTGTCCACCAAAAGCGCCATTTTTGCAGCCATCAACCTGCTGTTCGACATGAGCCAGGGAACCGCCGAACAGCTTGTCCAGCACATGGAGGAGGACGGCAGCACCATCATCAGCGAAATCGAGGACACCGCCGACCTGCTTGAGGATACCAGCGACGCCCCAATCATCAAGCTGGTGAACCATATCATCTCCCAGTCCATCAAGGCGCGGGCCAGCGACATCCACATCGAACCCTATCAGGACAGCTTCAAGGTTCGCTACCGGGTGGATGGCATCCTCTACGATCTGCTCACGCCGCCCAAATGGATCCAGCCGGCGCTGATTTCGCGCATCAAGGTCATGGCCAAACTCAATATTGCCGAAAAACGTCTGCCCCAGGACGGGCGGCTGGAGGTCAAGATCGGCAGCCAGAACGTGGATGTGCGTGTTTCCACCCTGCCCACCACCTTTGGCGAACGGGTAGTCATGCGCCTGTTGAACAAATCCGAAGAAGTCCTGAACCTCATGGAATTGGGTCTGTCGGGTGGAGACCTTGATCTGGTCAACAATCTGGTGACCCAGCCCAACGGGATCATTCTGGTGACCGGCCCCACGGGCAGCGGTAAAACCACCTCCCTCTACTCCGTGCTGGCTTCCATCATAAAGCCGGACATCAACATCATCACCATCGAGGACCCGGTGGAGTATCAGCTCAAGGGCATCAGCCAGATTCAGGTCAACCCGAAGATCGATCTCACCTTTGCCCGGGGGCTGCGCTCAATCGTGCGGCAGGACCCGGACGTGATCCTGATCGGAGAGATCCGGGACGGAGAAACCGCCGGCATCGCCGTTCAGTCGGCCTTGACCGGCCATCTGGTCTTCTCCACGCTGCACACCAACGATTCGGCCAGCGCCATCACACGCCTGGTGGACATCGGCGTTGAGCCCTTTCTCATCTCTTCCTCCGTGCTGGCGGTCATTGCACAGCGCCTGGTGCGGGTTCTGTGCGACCATTGCAAAGAGGCCTACACGCCGGGCGTGATTCTCGACAGCATCGGCATCAAGCGCGAACAGTTGGAAAACCACACCATTTACCAGGCCAAAGGGTGCGAAAAGTGCTTCAACACCGGCTATCGGGGCCGCATCGGTATTTTCGAAATCATGCACTTCAGCGAAGACTTGAAAAACCTGATTCTCAAAACCTATGACGCGATTCAGATCAAGCACCACGCGCTGCAGAATAATATGAAAACCCTGCGTCAAAGCGGAATCGAGAAAGTGCTGGCCGGTAAGACCACCATTGAAGAAGTTCTGAGGGTAACCCAACAATGA
- the gspC gene encoding type II secretion system protein GspC, with amino-acid sequence MIPKAVFILINLACITLSSYMVVDGVYGNLSARLSAPPERIDRQAFNIADTGVTQRPLSAYKKVVERDLFDTRAEAAPAARKVDTAELEETKLNLKLWGTVSGSDDGDYAVIEDVKAREQNLYRVGDAVQTATVKGIYREKVVLSVNGQDEVLQMEEFESGKQKGQPGGLPARGPTTGTARAQRISLRRSYIEQSMQDMASLMTQVQIQPHMEDGVPAGLSLSSIKPNSIFRRMGLRNGDVIVGVDGNEISTVDDALKMVDSLKSSSDLTLQLKRRGREKNIEYRIR; translated from the coding sequence ATGATACCCAAAGCCGTTTTCATTCTGATCAATTTGGCCTGCATCACCCTGTCCAGCTACATGGTCGTTGACGGCGTTTACGGAAACCTGTCCGCGCGCCTGTCCGCCCCGCCCGAACGCATCGATCGGCAGGCTTTCAACATCGCCGACACCGGCGTCACGCAGCGCCCCTTGTCCGCTTATAAAAAAGTCGTGGAACGCGATCTTTTCGACACCCGTGCCGAAGCCGCTCCAGCGGCCCGAAAAGTGGATACAGCCGAGTTGGAAGAAACCAAGTTGAACCTGAAATTGTGGGGAACGGTTTCCGGAAGCGACGACGGCGATTACGCGGTTATCGAAGACGTCAAGGCCCGCGAACAGAACCTGTATCGTGTCGGCGACGCCGTCCAGACTGCCACCGTCAAGGGAATCTACCGTGAAAAGGTGGTGCTTTCCGTCAACGGACAGGACGAAGTTCTTCAGATGGAAGAATTCGAATCCGGCAAGCAGAAGGGACAGCCCGGCGGATTGCCCGCCCGCGGACCAACCACAGGAACTGCGCGCGCCCAGCGCATCTCCCTGAGACGGTCCTATATCGAACAGTCCATGCAGGACATGGCTTCGCTCATGACCCAGGTGCAGATTCAGCCGCACATGGAAGACGGGGTGCCGGCGGGGCTGTCCCTTTCCAGCATCAAACCCAATTCTATTTTCAGGAGAATGGGCCTGAGAAACGGGGACGTCATCGTCGGGGTGGACGGCAACGAAATCTCGACCGTAGACGACGCCCTGAAAATGGTGGACAGCCTAAAGTCCTCATCCGACCTCACCCTGCAGCTCAAACGCAGAGGGCGGGAGAAGAATATCGAATATCGAATCAGATAG
- a CDS encoding PASTA domain-containing protein, with amino-acid sequence MMPPISSIHPVLRKVLRVALLIALFMAMAGAGAYLALTLIVKGEEPVVVPDLVGKDVLYSLEILSDLGLNTRVRGTVYHEQVPKNHVIDQDPEPGASIKRGRDVKIRVSRGPERIVMPNLTGLSLQQSRILLTENGLCQGSLATVTDSRMNKGQVMAQHPLPGATVARDGCADLLISSGPRSFSFPMPDLSGQLFEKTLRRLEALQLDVGDSRNTFRPGSPLETVVEQTPSPGYRVAAGIRADLTVNRRQTTSPNGNREPSNGFKLFRYTLENGFLNKRVTVTVDRPQGPIHLFDDFVSPGQEIWLLIPKSDTSSVQVYVDGQLMKSPSQTLGTLIWP; translated from the coding sequence ATGATGCCCCCCATTTCCTCCATCCACCCCGTGCTGCGCAAAGTACTGCGTGTTGCGCTCCTGATCGCCCTTTTCATGGCCATGGCCGGGGCGGGCGCCTATCTGGCCCTGACCCTGATCGTCAAGGGAGAAGAACCGGTCGTCGTTCCCGACCTGGTGGGCAAGGATGTTCTCTACAGTCTGGAAATTCTTTCCGATCTGGGACTCAATACCCGGGTTCGGGGAACCGTCTATCACGAACAGGTGCCCAAGAACCACGTGATCGATCAGGATCCGGAGCCCGGCGCTTCCATCAAGCGGGGCCGGGATGTAAAGATCCGGGTGTCCCGCGGTCCGGAACGCATCGTCATGCCCAATCTCACTGGCCTTTCTCTGCAACAGAGCCGGATTCTGCTGACTGAAAACGGATTGTGCCAGGGTAGCCTGGCGACGGTAACCGATTCTCGAATGAATAAAGGACAGGTTATGGCCCAGCACCCGCTGCCGGGAGCCACGGTCGCCCGAGATGGCTGTGCGGATCTGCTGATCAGCAGCGGTCCCCGTTCCTTTTCTTTTCCCATGCCGGACCTTTCCGGACAGCTCTTCGAAAAAACCCTGCGTCGGTTGGAGGCCCTTCAGTTGGACGTGGGTGATAGCCGCAACACGTTCAGGCCTGGTTCGCCTTTGGAAACCGTCGTCGAGCAGACTCCTTCGCCCGGTTATCGGGTCGCCGCGGGAATCCGGGCGGATTTGACGGTCAATCGCAGGCAGACCACTTCACCCAACGGTAATAGGGAGCCTTCGAATGGGTTTAAACTGTTCCGCTACACCCTGGAAAACGGTTTTCTGAACAAACGGGTGACGGTAACCGTCGACAGGCCTCAGGGGCCGATACACCTGTTTGACGATTTTGTTTCGCCGGGCCAAGAAATCTGGCTTTTGATTCCAAAAAGTGATACCTCCTCGGTGCAAGTTTATGTGGACGGCCAGTTGATGAAAAGCCCGTCGCAAACGCTTGGGACCTTGATTTGGCCGTAA
- the yidD gene encoding membrane protein insertion efficiency factor YidD: protein MKRLITNACLIMLLSLSMACIAWADPAETEQTAASSVLTGPIHFYQKVLSGADGHRCPMTPSCSNYALQAIRRHGAFLGWVMTCDRLMRCGRDELKLSPSVMTRKGIRCQDPLDNNDFWLH, encoded by the coding sequence ATGAAACGTTTGATAACCAATGCCTGCCTTATTATGCTGCTATCGCTGAGTATGGCGTGTATTGCCTGGGCAGACCCAGCTGAAACAGAGCAGACGGCAGCCTCTTCGGTCCTGACCGGCCCTATCCACTTTTATCAGAAAGTCCTGTCCGGGGCCGACGGACACCGCTGCCCCATGACCCCTTCCTGTTCCAACTATGCGCTCCAGGCCATTCGGCGTCATGGCGCCTTTTTGGGCTGGGTCATGACCTGCGACCGGCTCATGCGCTGCGGCCGCGACGAATTGAAGCTCAGCCCGTCCGTAATGACCCGCAAGGGCATCCGCTGCCAGGACCCCCTCGACAACAACGATTTCTGGCTGCACTGA
- a CDS encoding general secretion pathway protein GspK, which produces MGNADGVAILVAIGVVAVLLTAGLALNQRIRGSVVEAALARDDLVLSEMAASGIHAAEVMLLNDRKENQTDTLQEDWADPEKVAEWMALIPFDDGAVEVAITDERGKIQVNALVKFPEGQQFSASQRSLWERLLKRLFSMFEDTSDTDSNKIINSLKDWMDSGDDDAITGLSGAESDYYESLDPPYSCKNGPVDHLGEVALVQGVTPELFYGAGGVAGLSSLLTVYGISEATDGRFTYDGKINISTADVAVLAAMLPEESDDLAEALADYRMAKADETYTNNITGSTWYKSVPGLGGVTIDADLIAVSSDLFRISSTAKRNNRSLTVEAVVQREKESDTGKWICKTLIWQVE; this is translated from the coding sequence TTGGGCAATGCGGACGGCGTGGCCATCCTGGTAGCCATCGGCGTGGTGGCCGTTTTGCTCACCGCCGGCCTGGCGCTGAACCAGCGCATCAGGGGATCGGTTGTTGAAGCCGCCCTGGCCCGGGACGATTTGGTCCTTTCGGAAATGGCTGCGTCCGGCATCCATGCCGCCGAGGTGATGTTGCTCAACGACCGCAAGGAAAACCAGACTGACACGCTCCAGGAAGACTGGGCCGATCCCGAGAAGGTGGCCGAATGGATGGCCTTGATTCCCTTCGATGACGGTGCCGTGGAAGTCGCCATCACCGACGAACGGGGCAAGATTCAGGTCAACGCCCTGGTCAAATTTCCCGAGGGCCAACAATTCTCGGCTTCCCAGCGGTCGCTGTGGGAACGGCTGCTCAAACGGCTCTTTTCCATGTTTGAAGATACCTCGGACACCGATTCCAACAAGATCATCAATTCGCTGAAAGACTGGATGGACTCGGGCGACGACGATGCCATCACCGGTTTGAGCGGCGCCGAATCGGATTATTACGAGAGCCTGGACCCGCCCTACAGCTGCAAGAACGGTCCCGTGGATCACCTGGGCGAGGTGGCCCTGGTCCAAGGGGTGACGCCGGAGCTGTTTTACGGAGCCGGCGGCGTTGCGGGCCTTTCTTCGCTTCTGACCGTATACGGGATCTCCGAGGCGACCGACGGACGCTTCACCTACGACGGCAAAATCAACATTTCGACGGCCGATGTGGCCGTATTGGCCGCCATGCTGCCCGAGGAGAGCGACGACCTGGCCGAAGCCCTGGCCGATTACCGGATGGCCAAGGCCGACGAGACCTACACCAATAATATTACCGGAAGCACTTGGTATAAAAGCGTGCCCGGCCTCGGCGGCGTCACCATCGATGCCGACCTGATCGCCGTCTCCAGCGATCTGTTCCGGATTTCATCCACGGCCAAACGCAACAACAGGAGCCTTACGGTCGAGGCGGTGGTCCAGCGCGAAAAAGAATCGGACACCGGCAAGTGGATATGTAAAACCTTGATTTGGCAGGTAGAATGA
- a CDS encoding tetratricopeptide repeat protein — protein MRFHRPIFSLLVLGLVLLAAAANASDGLTIDADSQYRFAQSRLDADAFDEAIAEFNRFIHFFPEDHRVPRARFQTGVAHYRAGRFPAAAEVFDRQTRNYEGLPLQDEAFFMLSRSHADQGMIGQALLDLHNLMAVASDVDVIDRARYEQGWLHVEQGQWQQADQAFDAITPANRSRYRIADLRQSLAAHDAIPTKNPTLAGTLSIIPGGGQLYCNRYRDALTAFLVNAGLILASWEAFDNDLPALGGVIAFVEFGFYAGNIYGAMSSAHKFNRDRMDAFKNRLNRNRPMPLSLAPAPGGAALLLSFDF, from the coding sequence ATGCGATTTCACCGGCCAATTTTCTCTCTTCTCGTTTTGGGGCTCGTGCTGCTGGCAGCGGCCGCCAACGCCTCCGATGGATTGACCATCGATGCCGACAGCCAGTACCGTTTCGCCCAATCTCGCCTGGATGCGGACGCCTTTGACGAAGCGATCGCCGAATTCAACCGCTTTATCCATTTTTTCCCTGAAGATCACAGGGTTCCCCGTGCCCGGTTTCAAACGGGCGTGGCCCACTACCGCGCCGGACGCTTCCCGGCGGCGGCGGAAGTCTTCGACCGGCAAACCCGAAATTACGAGGGGCTGCCATTACAAGACGAGGCCTTTTTCATGCTCAGCCGCAGCCATGCGGATCAGGGAATGATCGGGCAAGCCCTACTGGATCTTCACAACTTAATGGCTGTCGCCTCCGACGTCGATGTCATCGACCGGGCCCGCTACGAACAGGGCTGGCTGCACGTGGAGCAAGGACAGTGGCAGCAGGCCGATCAGGCCTTCGATGCAATTACGCCCGCCAACCGGAGTCGATACCGGATCGCCGATCTGCGGCAGTCCCTGGCCGCGCACGACGCGATTCCAACCAAAAACCCCACCCTGGCCGGCACCCTATCCATTATTCCGGGCGGCGGCCAGCTCTATTGCAACCGCTATCGGGATGCGCTGACCGCTTTTCTGGTCAACGCCGGACTGATTCTGGCGTCCTGGGAGGCCTTCGACAATGATCTGCCGGCCCTTGGCGGCGTAATCGCCTTCGTCGAGTTCGGCTTTTACGCCGGCAATATCTACGGTGCCATGTCCAGCGCCCACAAGTTCAATCGTGACCGTATGGACGCATTCAAAAACCGACTCAACCGCAACAGACCCATGCCCCTGTCCCTGGCACCGGCACCGGGGGGAGCGGCCCTGCTTCTGAGCTTCGATTTTTAA